The Geitlerinema sp. PCC 9228 genomic sequence TCCCATCGATTTGCCGTTAAGTTGGTTGGGATTGCCAGGCAGGCGCACGCAACAATTGCCGGAAAATAGCGCCGATACCCCCTTTGCCGATGAGTTTGATTATGCGAGATTGGGACCAATTCAGCTGGGATTGGGTCCATTTGAGGAAGTAGCTTTTTTCTGCAAGCAAACTCGTACGTTGTTGGTCACCGATGCCGTTCTCTCCATTCCCGAAAACCCACCAGAAATTCTGCAACAGGAACCCTATCCCCTGCTATTTCACGCCAGAGAAACCGCTTTAGAGCCTATTGAAGACACGCCGGCCAATCGCCGCAAAGGATGGCAGCGGGTATCTTTATTTGCTTTTTATTTTAGCCCTCGCTGTTTGGATACTATTCCCTGGTCGCAAGCGTTCCAAGAAGCCAAAACGGCACCCGACCGTTCCAAGCAAGCCTATTTCGGCTTGTATCCGTTCCGCTGGCAATCGGACTGGCAGCGATCGTTTGCTGCTTTGCGTCAGGGAGGCCGGCTATTGGTTGCTCCCATTTTACAAACTTTAATCCTCAATCGCGACCCTAAAACGGTTTTGGATTGGGCGGATAAGGTCGCCAGTTGGGATTTTCAAAGGTTAATTCCCTGTCATTTTGACGCGCCCGTTGCCACCACACCAAGAGCGTTTCGTGAGGCGTTTGTCTTTTTAGAAGGTCAGCTAGCGCCTGGGGAGGTTTTTGCGAACAAGGGACGTTCTTTACCGAAAGAAGATTTGGCGTTATTGGAAAATATCGATCGCAGTTTGACTCGCCGGGGAATTACGCCACCTCGGAAGCATTCCTAGATAGAGATGATATATAAGGATAATGACAGTTAAAGTAAAAACTACCCAAGTTAAGGTTGCCATACCAATCTTATTATCCTAGAAAAAATAAGAAAATTCTACCATCTCCTTCGGAGGTCTGATACCATTTCTGAAAAACAACGATTGTCTGGAATTTTTCAATTGCCCTGGTAGGGGCGCTCACGCGTTGCGCCCCTACTCACGCGTTGCGCCCCTACAAAAATGCCTCTATTATCTCTTGCATATTATTAAGGAAATGGTATGATACGAAATCCGACGTACATACACCCACGAAAATGTAGGGGTCGTGCCCCCGTGCTTACCCCGACAAGAAAGCAGTTACGGGGAGTTTCTCCTACAGCAAGATTGTGGTTTCCCTAGGTTGGATTTGGATGGATTTCAATCGCAATTCTTTGATAAAAAAAGCGATCGCTCGGTAAGTAAAAAGCGATCGCTCTATTTCAAAAATGTTACGAACTTTTAGAGAAGGGCACCAGCCTCATTAAGATCGCTATCTAACAACGTAGCCGACGAACCATCTGCCGCCAACGGATCCAAATCCGAACCGCTAACGCTTGTAGCAGGAGCCCCAAAAATACTTTCAAAACGGGAAGCCATTACCTGCAACTCGGAATTCGACGACATGTCTACAATCGGATCGGAGAAATCTTCACTGCTGCCAACAGCATTCAAATCCTCAGCCGTGGCATCGTCTCCCACCAAATCCGGTAGTGCCAAATCCACATCTTCGCCACTGCGTGCTACAAAACCAGCATCAAAAATGGTGTCGCCACGAACCGAGAGATTTTGAATGCGGGTATCCTCCGCCGGTGCCGTTTCTGCATTGGTAAACGTACCGATCTCTTGCAGATATTGTGCTAGAGCTTCCTGTTCCGCTGTTTCCAAATCCACGCGATCGGTATTGGCAAAATCTGGGAACGGATAGCTGTCGCCACCATCGGCAAGGAAACCCAGGGTTACCATGCGGAATGTACGTGATGGATCGCCTACCACTTCGCCGTTTTGCACCACAGCATCGCTCACCGTGCCGTCTGGGTTGAGAACCGCCAGCGACTGCACGCGAGAACCCGCCGGTTGGCTGGGGTCAAAGCTAAATACCATGCCGCTCACCTGCGGGAAACGACCCGGCGTCACTCCTGGGGCAGTTTCCGAAACACCGTTTTCGATAACTTGTTTGAGTTCCTCTGCTGTTACCGTCAGCAAGCTCAAATCGTTGTTAAATCGCAAGCTGTTTTCAATATCTAACTGGGAAATTTCCCCTTCTTCTTTCCCGGAAACCGGGTTCGCTTGCGGGGGAACCGTTTGCCCCGCATCGCCAATTACCTCACCAATGGGGGCACGGATACCGCCACCATTTTTTAAGGAAATTTGTACGGCAGGATCGGCTTGCTGGGCAACAAACAAGTTCGCATCTGCCGTGAGATTACCCAAGTTGGTTTCTTCGGTACGTACTTGCGAGCGACGACCGTCGAGAAAAACCGTGGTTTCTCCAAAAACTTGTTGGTCTTTGGCGGTTACCACCCCTTCTACAGCATCCGTCAGCGTTCGTACTTGCGCGCCTTTGGTACCGGGGGCAAATGGGTCTTGCCCGGGTGCCACGCTATTCCAAACATCGGTAACGCCTTGGGTATCCGTAGCAAACGCACCGCTTTCTTCGGGGGTTATGCTTTCGGGAATCAGAACGCCGTTAGCATCGAAATCGGCAACCAAACGCCCCACGTAGGAGTATTCGCCGTCAGTACTGACAATGGCAACCGGTTCGCCATCCGCGTTTTGGGTAATAACCGGATAGGGCACATCTGCTTCGTCGCCGGAACGCAAGCGATCGCTTTCATCGGCAGAAATCGTATCCGACCCCCCCGCGATCGCGATATCAACCCCTTGCAACAAGGGCATCAATTGCTCTTCCAACTGGAATTGCTGCAAGTGGGTGACGGTAATAATCTTATTTACCCCTTGGTCTTCCAACTGGTTAATGGTAGGTTGCAGAACCGCTGCCAACGCAGCCATGTTATTGCTTTCTGCTCCTTTCACATCGACATCGCCTGGAGAAGAAATGCTTTCCACAAGGGGCGTTGTGGCACCCACTACCCCAAATTGGTGACCGCCGCGTTCGATAATGGTCGCTGGTGCAATTTTGGGAGCAGCCGCCGCCGCTTCTAAATTGGACAAAGGAGAATTAAATTCCGTACTGGGCAAAATGAGATCGCTAGTTACCCCCGATAGTCCATCGTTGGAGAAGTTCAAGTTAGCACTTAAATACGGAAAGTCAGCCCCCAACCAAGCAGCTGTATCCAGCGTACCATCTTCATCGCTATCTTCCACATCGGCAGTAATGATATCTTCCACCGCACTGGTGCTGTTATCAAACTCGTGGTTGCCAAACGCTGATGCATCAAACCCAATAATATTCATGGCCGTAATATCAGCGCGTCCGGGGGCTGGTTCGGCGTTAGGATTGCCCAGCAAATTCTGGAACGTACTCTCCAGGGAATCATCCCCTGCTGCCGAGAAAAAGGGACCGGGAATGTAATTATCCCCAGCCGACACCGTAATCGAAGGAATGCCCTTGCTAGCCGCATCCGCTTCCAGACCTTCGACAACCGCCGCAAAATTGGGGGCATCCTCAATGGCATCCACACCACCTTCCAGGTCGGAAGCGTGGAGAATTTGTAGAGAAGCTGCTGGGGCAGGGTTAATTTCGTAAACCGTAGTGCTGCCGCTGACTTCGTTGCCAACTGCCAGCAATGGTTTGTCAATGGGACTTTCATCGGCGGCAATAAACTTCATGCCTTCCGGTCCCAAATCCCCTGCCGTTCCGGCTTCTGGGTCGCCGCTAAAATCGCGGGGATTAATGTACTGGATGGGTTCGGGTACCGCCGGATTGGTAATGTCGTATACCACAATGCCGCCGATGCGTTCCAATCCCACAAAAGCATAAGTGCGATCGCCAATGACGCCGGTGGTGAGAGCTTCCGGTTCCGCTCCTTTGTCATCCGAGCGGCTATCAAAAGTATTTTCGTCGTTATCGGAATTGAAGAAATCGGGAAAACTCGATGCCGTAATCCTGGCTAAATCATCGCTGCTATCGAAAATCAAATTGCCATATTCATCCCAAATGGCAAAGGAACGACCGCCAAAGGAGAAAATTTGGTCGTAATCCCCATCGCCATCGACATCGCCGTTGGCATTGGTGACCGTCAACGCCCCCAAATTCTCTGGCTGTTGCAGAGTTTCGGCATTGGGAAACGCTTCCGGATCCAGATTCAAATCGGCAACGCTGGTTTCCTCGCTGAAAGTATCGTAATCCCGAGCATCCCCCTCATTGGCACCGATAACGAAGGTTTCTCCGTTAACCTCAAACGTATCGATGGCATCCGGTTGGTACATACCAAAGATGGGATGGTTTTGCAGGTTAATTTCCCCATCTTCATTGCTGGCATCCAACTGGTTGCCTTCCAAGAACTCGGAGTTCAAAATGCCCATGCGAATGGCAGCCGTATCCGGATTTTGGGCAAAATCGTTATCGTTGAGAATCGCTAGCGTTGAGGCATCGGCACCGTCGGGAACAATTGCAAGACCTTCGGGTTTATCGCTGGGGAGGTATCCCGCTGAAGGCAGGTTGAGAACTTCCGTTTTGCTGACGGGTTGAATACCAGCTTGCTGCAGTTGGTCGGGGGTGTGTTGTTCTAGGGTCAGCCCCGGAATTGGGCTAATGGGGTCGGTGAGGAGATTGGTAGCTCCTTCTGTGTCGATTTGATAGATAGGTTTGCGGCTGGTGAAATTGGTGCCCGAATCCCGTTCTACTACGAAGAACTTGCCATCCCCGGCATAAACCGCATCGCCAATTTTATCGACGTTGCCTTCGCTAAATTCAGGTTTTTCCAGTAAGTAGACATGCTCGGCTACGGGTTCGCCGGTGGCAGGGTCGATGCCCAGCATCCGAATGACCTGGGAATTGTCCGATGCCTCGCGGTTGGGATTTTCCAGAGGGGTTTGGATGAAGGCGTACAGAATGCCGTCGTCGCTGTCAAAGGAGACTGCTTCAAAACCCCGGTTGGCACGGCGGCTGCCGTAGACCTCTGGCAAGGTTTCGCTGCCAAAGGTTCCCTGACCGTTGGGGTCTGTGCCTTCCGGAACGAAACGATTTTTCAAAACGCCGTCGGGACCAAACTGGTAAATGGAAGGACGGTATTCATCTACCATCCAAAAATCCCCGCCAGGTCCGCGAACGATGCCTTCCAAATCGGCACCAAGGGGATCGAAGGGGAGTTCCTGGAAGCTATCGCCCACTTGTTGGAACGGCTGTTCGTCAACGCCAGGAAGGTTGGGCAAACCGGTGATGGGGGTGTTACCGTCGGATTTGGTCAGAGGAATTTGACCGACAACGTTCACTTGACCACTGCTGGGGTTCAACTCTAGCTGTACTACGCGGGGCTGGTAGTCGGGTAGTAAAAACAGACGTTCCTCTTCACCGTCGCCGTCTACGTCTTGGGTGCCGGCATCGGGACCGCGATCGGGAACGGTCCAAAACTGGAAGTTTCCGGTTTCGGGATTGACGCCGCTGAAGGAAAGTCCCGATAATCCCCCTAGCTGAAAGGTTTCTCCATCGGCAGTGGTTCCTAAGGGGGGCAAGTTGGTAACGTCAAATTGAGACAGTAGGGTGTCGCCCCGTAGGTGCTCTTTAACGCCGAAGGGTAGTACGTCTAAAACTGTTGCGGTATTTAGGTCTACCACAGCCATGGCGTTGTTTTCTTGCAGGGAAATGTAAGCACGGCTGCTGTCGGCGGTGGGAGCGATGTATTCTGGTTCCAAATCTTGGGCAACGCTGGCATTGGGACCAAAAATACGTACGCCCCGGTTGCGTAAGGCTTCGGCTTTCCCGTTGAAGGGGGCAAAAGAAGCGGTGGCGACGTTCCCCTGGGTCAGGTTATCCACACCATTGGAAACGTCGATGATGCTTACTGAACCTTCTGGGTCGTTGGTGTAGTCGTCGCTGGGTTCCCCTTCGTTGGCTACCAAGACTTTATTACCGTCGGGGGTGAAGGTGACCATGTCAGGTAAGGATCCAACGGTGACGCTGTTGAGGACGTTGCCGTCGGTATCGAAGAAAACTACGCTGCCTGGGGCTTGTGGGTCTTGGTTTTCTACGGCTGTGGCGACGATACCTTCGTATACGTCTACGCTGTTGACACCGGCACCAAAAGCACTGACATCAATGGCAGCGGTTCTGGTGGGGTTGCTAGGATCGGCGATATCGAGGATATCAACGGTGGCACTGTTGGAATTGACAACAAAGAGGCGTTGGGAATTGGGGTCGTGGGCAACGATTTCGGCTGCCCCTTCGTCAAAGATTCCTGTGGTAAATCTACCAAGGGGATTGAGCTGTATGGCCATAGATGGGCACTCCTCACCAGAAGATATCGGTTTTTTGCATGAATTTTCCAATTGCTTCACACCTTACTCGGTGAGGTTGTAGCGATACACTATCGGGTTGTTAAGAGCAGATTAATTTTCTGTTAAGACAGCCTGGAAAGAAAAAAGTATGGGCAAATTTCTATATAATGATAAATTTACGTTTGATAAGGATAGCTTGAGATAACATAATTTTTCCAGCTACATACGATTTAGCTGGTGTGGATATACCCTAAAAACGAACAGCTGTCTTCAAGGAGCTAAACTGGTGAGTACGTCGCACACGATAAAACAAATTCCGGCAACTTGGGTAACGCGGGATAATTTTTTGCCTTTTGGTCAGGCAATTTTTCCGATGGCTGATGACAAACCTTTCGATCGCGAAGATGCCCAGTTGTGTCTCGATCGCGGTACGCCTCGATTTTATATTATGCGTCTGTCAAAATGTGGGTGCCGTTTCCACACTATTACCCGCCACAGCCAATGCACCCAGTGTTTGGGGTCTTTGCAGGGGAAAGATTGGTATATTGCAGTAGCCCCGCCTAGCGATAAAGATTATCCGGAGATTGAAAAAATGGCGGCTTTTCGCGTTCCGGGGAATTGTTTTATTAAGTTGGGATTGGGCACTTGGCATGCGGGACCGCTCCTCGAGCATGAGGAAGTGAATTTTTATAACTTAGAATTGAGCGATACGAATCTTCGCGATCGCTTTACCTACGATTTCTACAACCAGGATAATTTGGCGTTTGAAATTGTTTCTCCGCCGGAGGTTGCCGTTCATACGTAGCATCGGGGCGTCGGGGCATCGGGGCGTCGGGGCATCGGGGCGTCGGGGCATCGGGGCGTCGGGGCATCGGGGCGTCGGGGCGTCGGGGCATCGGGGCATCGGGGCGTCGGAGCATCGGGGCGTCGGAGCATCGGGGCGTCGGAGCATCGGAGAAAACAACCAATTATATCTCCCAAGCTCACGCTCGGTAAGCTCCCACGCTCCCACGCTCGGTAAGCTCCCACGCTCCCACGCTCGGTAAGCTCCCACGCTCCAGCTGTTGCACTTCTAGACCTAGTTTTGGGGTCGGTGCCCTTGCTACACTACAAAACATTAGCGATGTTTTGGAGGTACATACTCCTTGTTAGACGAACAGGCGAAGAAAACCATACTCCGGAAAATTCCCCACGGCTTGTATATCTGTGGGGTTCGAGATGGCGAGGAAATGAACGGTTTCACCGCTAGTTGGGTGATGCAGGCTTCTTTCCAGCCTCCTCTGGTGGTCAACTGTGTGAATACCAAATCCGGTTCCCACCAGAAAATTAAAAACAGTGGTGTCTTTTCCTTAACTTTTTTGGAAGCCGGACAAAAAGAAGTGGCTCAGAAGTTCTTTAAACCCCAACAGCGGGTGGGCAACAAGTTCGCCGATATGGAATTTTACGAAGGAGAAACGGGATGTCCGATTATTTCCGATTCTCTGGGATATGTGGAATGCCGCGTGGTCGGTAGCGTGGAACATGGCGACCATACGGTGTTTGTTGGCGAGGTGATTGCCGCTGGTTTGCATCGCGATGGCGAACCGCTACTGTTGGAAAGTACAGGATGGCAGTATGGCGGCTAAAATAACTCGTGGATTGGCTTGTTAAGGAGGAACGAGATGCCTTTACTAAAAGTTCAAACCTCAGCTCAGGTTGGCGATCGCGCTAAGGTAGAAGCCATGCTGAAGGAACTATCG encodes the following:
- a CDS encoding DUF4336 domain-containing protein, translating into MDSNATRDRIWRYWFTVPIYPYGRRRTIRQEVIPAKIWTFDQLQGIFYVVVPVRMTVVRLEAGGLLVYAPVAPTKECLRLMNELVEAYGPVKYIILPTVSGIEHKAFVGPFARKFPQAQVFVAPDQWSFPIDLPLSWLGLPGRRTQQLPENSADTPFADEFDYARLGPIQLGLGPFEEVAFFCKQTRTLLVTDAVLSIPENPPEILQQEPYPLLFHARETALEPIEDTPANRRKGWQRVSLFAFYFSPRCLDTIPWSQAFQEAKTAPDRSKQAYFGLYPFRWQSDWQRSFAALRQGGRLLVAPILQTLILNRDPKTVLDWADKVASWDFQRLIPCHFDAPVATTPRAFREAFVFLEGQLAPGEVFANKGRSLPKEDLALLENIDRSLTRRGITPPRKHS
- a CDS encoding choice-of-anchor I family protein, giving the protein MAIQLNPLGRFTTGIFDEGAAEIVAHDPNSQRLFVVNSNSATVDILDIADPSNPTRTAAIDVSAFGAGVNSVDVYEGIVATAVENQDPQAPGSVVFFDTDGNVLNSVTVGSLPDMVTFTPDGNKVLVANEGEPSDDYTNDPEGSVSIIDVSNGVDNLTQGNVATASFAPFNGKAEALRNRGVRIFGPNASVAQDLEPEYIAPTADSSRAYISLQENNAMAVVDLNTATVLDVLPFGVKEHLRGDTLLSQFDVTNLPPLGTTADGETFQLGGLSGLSFSGVNPETGNFQFWTVPDRGPDAGTQDVDGDGEEERLFLLPDYQPRVVQLELNPSSGQVNVVGQIPLTKSDGNTPITGLPNLPGVDEQPFQQVGDSFQELPFDPLGADLEGIVRGPGGDFWMVDEYRPSIYQFGPDGVLKNRFVPEGTDPNGQGTFGSETLPEVYGSRRANRGFEAVSFDSDDGILYAFIQTPLENPNREASDNSQVIRMLGIDPATGEPVAEHVYLLEKPEFSEGNVDKIGDAVYAGDGKFFVVERDSGTNFTSRKPIYQIDTEGATNLLTDPISPIPGLTLEQHTPDQLQQAGIQPVSKTEVLNLPSAGYLPSDKPEGLAIVPDGADASTLAILNDNDFAQNPDTAAIRMGILNSEFLEGNQLDASNEDGEINLQNHPIFGMYQPDAIDTFEVNGETFVIGANEGDARDYDTFSEETSVADLNLDPEAFPNAETLQQPENLGALTVTNANGDVDGDGDYDQIFSFGGRSFAIWDEYGNLIFDSSDDLARITASSFPDFFNSDNDENTFDSRSDDKGAEPEALTTGVIGDRTYAFVGLERIGGIVVYDITNPAVPEPIQYINPRDFSGDPEAGTAGDLGPEGMKFIAADESPIDKPLLAVGNEVSGSTTVYEINPAPAASLQILHASDLEGGVDAIEDAPNFAAVVEGLEADAASKGIPSITVSAGDNYIPGPFFSAAGDDSLESTFQNLLGNPNAEPAPGRADITAMNIIGFDASAFGNHEFDNSTSAVEDIITADVEDSDEDGTLDTAAWLGADFPYLSANLNFSNDGLSGVTSDLILPSTEFNSPLSNLEAAAAAPKIAPATIIERGGHQFGVVGATTPLVESISSPGDVDVKGAESNNMAALAAVLQPTINQLEDQGVNKIITVTHLQQFQLEEQLMPLLQGVDIAIAGGSDTISADESDRLRSGDEADVPYPVITQNADGEPVAIVSTDGEYSYVGRLVADFDANGVLIPESITPEESGAFATDTQGVTDVWNSVAPGQDPFAPGTKGAQVRTLTDAVEGVVTAKDQQVFGETTVFLDGRRSQVRTEETNLGNLTADANLFVAQQADPAVQISLKNGGGIRAPIGEVIGDAGQTVPPQANPVSGKEEGEISQLDIENSLRFNNDLSLLTVTAEELKQVIENGVSETAPGVTPGRFPQVSGMVFSFDPSQPAGSRVQSLAVLNPDGTVSDAVVQNGEVVGDPSRTFRMVTLGFLADGGDSYPFPDFANTDRVDLETAEQEALAQYLQEIGTFTNAETAPAEDTRIQNLSVRGDTIFDAGFVARSGEDVDLALPDLVGDDATAEDLNAVGSSEDFSDPIVDMSSNSELQVMASRFESIFGAPATSVSGSDLDPLAADGSSATLLDSDLNEAGALL
- a CDS encoding ureidoglycolate lyase yields the protein MSTSHTIKQIPATWVTRDNFLPFGQAIFPMADDKPFDREDAQLCLDRGTPRFYIMRLSKCGCRFHTITRHSQCTQCLGSLQGKDWYIAVAPPSDKDYPEIEKMAAFRVPGNCFIKLGLGTWHAGPLLEHEEVNFYNLELSDTNLRDRFTYDFYNQDNLAFEIVSPPEVAVHT
- a CDS encoding flavin reductase family protein is translated as MLDEQAKKTILRKIPHGLYICGVRDGEEMNGFTASWVMQASFQPPLVVNCVNTKSGSHQKIKNSGVFSLTFLEAGQKEVAQKFFKPQQRVGNKFADMEFYEGETGCPIISDSLGYVECRVVGSVEHGDHTVFVGEVIAAGLHRDGEPLLLESTGWQYGG